From the genome of Campylobacter concisus:
GGCATACAGTGCGATGCTTGTTACAGGGCTTGTCCTCTTTTGGACAAAGCCTTGTATCTTGAATATCGCCGTAACGAAAGGACGCAAAAGCATGCCTTTTTGCTTCCAGTGGTCGATAGCGACATTTGCACCGGATGTGGTTTATGTGAGCGAGCCTGTATCACTAAAAAAGCAGCCATTACCGTGCTAAACCGTGACGCTGTGCTTGGCAAAGTAGGCGATAACTACGTCAAAGGCTGGATCAAAGAAGATGAAAGACGCATAGACGATGCAGACAGCAAAATAAAGCTTGACATTAAAAAAGCGACTGATTATCTAAATGGTGGTGAGCTATGAAATTTTTAATCTTAAGACGAATAACTCAAATTTCTATCCTAGCACTATTTATCCTAGGAAATTTTTATGGAGTTAAGATACTTAGCGGAAATTTAAGCTCATCTTTGCTTTTTGGAAAAATTCCACTAAGCGATCCATTTGCTTTGGTTCAAATTTTACTTGCAAGCTTTAGTGCCGGCATAAATGCAATTATTGGAGCTGGCATTATCTTTGCATTTTACGCGCTAGTTGCTCCAAGAGCGTTTTGTTCGTGGATATGCCCAATAAATTTACTAACAGATATCGCTTTTAAATTAAGAGAAAAATTTGGCTTTAAGGGCGAAAAAGTCTTAAATGTGAGTAAAAATTTACGTTATTACTTGCTGGCTCTTGCTCTTATATTAAGCCTTGCTTTATCTTACCCGGTATTTGAGAGCGTTAGCTATATTGGCATTATTCAGCGTGGCATTATTTACGGCTCGGCTAGTGCTTTAGGTATAGCGGTTGCGATCATTGCTTTTGATATGTTTGTGTTAAAGCGTGGCATTTGCTCGCATGTTTGTCCGCTTGGTGCCTTTTATGCCATCATCTCAAAATTTGCCCTAATTAGAGTAAAACATGATGCCCAGGCTTGCACAAAATGTATGAAATGCAAGCTTATTTGTCCAGAGATGCAAGTGCTTGACATGATCGGTAAAGAGAGCCGTGCGGTAAGCTCAAGCGAGTGCATAAGCTGTGGCAGGTGCATTGATGTTTGTGGAGACGGGGCATTGAAATTTAGTATTAGAAATTTAAGGAGAGAAAAATGAAAATAAAAATAATGATGCTTGGAGGATTGTGTGCTGCGTTTTTTGCGGCATGTACTTTTAATAATCCAAGTATTAGTGATTCGCAAATCGGCTTTAGAAATATCGATTTGCTAGACGATAAAGACGTTGTATTAAAAGATGTGAACTACACAAAAGAGCCAGCTGGTATGTCAAAGAAATTTGATAGGTCTTTTGAAAATGCACCACCATTTATCCCACACGATACTGAGGGTTTAGTACCTATCACAAAAGATATGAATATGTGCGTAACCTGCCATATGCCTGAGTTTGCGAAAGATAGTGGAGCAACACCGATACCATCATCTCACTTTTATGATATCAGAAACAAAAAAGATCTTGCAGGCAAGCTTGATGATGAAAGATATAACTGCACAACATGCCACGTTGAGCAACAAAATGGCGTAACGCAGCTTGTTGGCAATAAATTTAAGCCTGATTTTAGAGATAAAAACGGCACTCATAAGTCAAACTTGCTAGATGTTTTAAACGATGGTGTTAAATAATGCAAAGCAGGCGAGAGCTTTTTAGTAAAATTTTGGGGGCAAAATCTGCTCCCAAATTTATAACTCCGCCATTTTTTAGCGGAGAGTTTGACTGCGATGGATGCGATGCTAGCTGCGTAAATGCTTGTGAAAAAGAGCTTCTTAGCTTTGAAAATGAAAGGGTAGTTTTTAAAGTTAAAAAGCTGGGCTGTGACTTTTGCGAAGAGTGCGCAAAGGCTTGTGAGAGTCTTGGTAAGAAGACATTAAGCCTAAGCTCACCAAAGAGTATAAACGCAAAAGTTAGTATCGATGTTTCTAGCTGTCTAGCATGGAACGATACGATCTGCTACAACTGCCTTGATGCTTGCAAATTTAAAGCAGTCGAATTTCTTGGCGTTTTTCGTCCTATTGTTAATCAAACTGCGTAAATTGCGGTGAGTGCTTTGATGTTTGCTTTAAAAATTCACTTCAAATGGAGGCCTTATGAGAGCTTTGTTTTTTATTTTTTGTCTATTAAATTTTATTTTTGCAAGCGAGATCACCACTCCATACAAGCAAATAGAAGCTAGTGCAAATGTGCTAAACACAACGCTAATAAATGGCAAACTCTTTATCGCGACTGATGGAGGGACGGTTGAAATTTATGATCCTAAAGAGTCTAAATTTGAAGAGATCATTAAGATGGATGATATAAAAACCTACGTTAGTGATCATGAAAGACCAAAAATTCTAAACGTTGATGAGTTAAATGGCAAGATACTTATCCTAAGTGAGGGTGACTATGCTACAAAGGTGCTTTATATAAGAGAAAATGGGCAGATGAAAAGCATAAAAATACCAAATCAAGCGATAAAAAAGGCATTATTTTTAGACGATGAGCATATTGCACTTGCTTCAATCAGCAATGAAATTTACTTTTTGAACTTAAAAAGTGGTGAAATTTATGATAGCTTTAAAATTTCAATTGCAATGCTCTCAGATATGGAGATAAATGAAGATAGAAGCACGCTGGCTATCGCTTGCGAGAGCGGGAAAGTCTATTTTTATAATATAAAAGCTAAAAAAATGGATCAAATTTTAGACATTCATACAGACAATATCTATGACATCTCATATAAAAATGGTGTCATGATCAGTGGAGGTACCGACAGGATCGTGGGGATATTCTCAGCTGGAAGCCTAAAAAAGATAAATACCGGCTTTTTGGTCTATGGCGTCGGCCTTAGCGATGATGGAAGAGTGGCGGCTTATATGAGTGATGAGATGAGTGATGTGAATTTAGTTGATAGTGTGAGCCTAGAGAAGATAGCGATGTTAAAAACCGGACAAAGCACTATAAATAGTATAGTTTTTATAGGAGATAACGAGGTTATAACTTCTGCCTATGAGAAAAAAATTTTATTTTGGAGAGTTAGATGAATATTTCAAGTCTGATAGTCTATACAGATAATAAAAATGAGAGCGTCAAAGCCGAAATAAGCAAACTAAAAGAGTGCGAGATCATAGCTGATGCAGATGATAGGATCGTAGTTGTTGTTAGCTCAAATGGTATCGAGGATGAGATAAGAAATTTTAAAGTCATAGAAGCTATCAGTGGCGTAGTTAGCGTTGCAATGGTTTATAGTTATCAAGAAGATGCCGAAGAAAATAGACAAAAACTAGAAGAAAGCGGCAAAATAAGTGAAATTTTAATGAACGATAATGTAAAAGCTGAAGATATTGCATATGGCGGCAGTGTACACTATAAGGTTAAGTAATAAAAAGGGTTAAAGCTCTTTGGCTCTTTTTAGAAATTTTTATTTTTAGCTCTATAAATTTTTAAATCCTCTTTGTTTGATTCTTGGCAAGTAGACAAAAATAATTTTAATTTCTACTAATCCAGATAGGCTACTAGAATTTTATAACTTTTAAGGCCTATCTTTAATTAGATTTAAAAGATTCTCTGCAATGTTTTCATTTGTTAGATTTGAAATTTCTTTGTAGAAATTTCCAGCTTTATCGATTAGGTATATCGATGAGCTATGTGCGACCGAATATCCCATGGCGGAGTTTTCAAGACGTACTTTTTGAAATTTTACGCCGTAGTTTTTCGCCACTTCTTTTAAAGCATTTAGTTTTAGCCCATCGGCATCTTTGTAGAAATTTTTTGCCATCAGTGTTAAATTTTCAGGAGTGTCGCGTTCAGGATCAAGTGTAATAAAAAGCAACTCAAAGTCATCTCTTTTTAGCTTGTTTAGTTCATCGCCAATCAAAGAGAGCGCAGTAGGGCAGACATCGGGGCAAAAAAGATAACCAAAATATATAACTTTGTACTTTCCGTCATAGTTTTTAAGACTTACTTCACCATTTTGTGAAAGTGCCTTAAAATCATACTTGTTTGGCTTTATTAGCAAAAGTGCAACACCTATACAAATTAAGATTATTATTAAGCCCCAAAATGCCTTTTTCATCGTTACCCTCTATAATTTTAGATCAAGATCTACAAAAAAACCAGTTTCTTTTTCGTCATCAAGCACTTTAAATCGATATCTCATAAGCTCGACAACACAAGCACTTAGCACTACTTGAGCAGTTAAGTTATCGCCTCTTGGCTCAAGTCTTGCTTTGATTGATCCCATATTCATATTTATGCCATCTATCTCAAGACTAGGATTTTTTAGCCCTAAATTTTTACCGTTAATGATTTTAAAGCTAAAAGGCCTCATGGCATAAATAGGTCTTGGTGAGATATCTATTTTTAGCCTTACGCCTTTAAATTCTATCTCACAAGATTTATTGTTTAGATCACATTTTAAAGGATCTAGCGATGTGTTTACATCGGCAAATTCAGGTGGATCTTCCTTGCTTGTTGTCATAAGCTTATAGCCTATCGAACAAGCACCTAGAACAATAAAGATAAATGAAAAAATAATTATGATTTTTTTCATTATTTAAAGTTTTTAGTTACTCCGATATTATCAAGCTTTATGCTCTCGCCATTACTAAATTTTAGCTCTAAATCAACTTTATCACCATCTTTTAATGGCTTAT
Proteins encoded in this window:
- a CDS encoding nitrate reductase, whose product is MNISSLIVYTDNKNESVKAEISKLKECEIIADADDRIVVVVSSNGIEDEIRNFKVIEAISGVVSVAMVYSYQEDAEENRQKLEESGKISEILMNDNVKAEDIAYGGSVHYKVK
- a CDS encoding photosynthetic protein synthase I, whose product is MKKAFWGLIIILICIGVALLLIKPNKYDFKALSQNGEVSLKNYDGKYKVIYFGYLFCPDVCPTALSLIGDELNKLKRDDFELLFITLDPERDTPENLTLMAKNFYKDADGLKLNALKEVAKNYGVKFQKVRLENSAMGYSVAHSSSIYLIDKAGNFYKEISNLTNENIAENLLNLIKDRP
- a CDS encoding nitrate reductase, translated to MKIKIMMLGGLCAAFFAACTFNNPSISDSQIGFRNIDLLDDKDVVLKDVNYTKEPAGMSKKFDRSFENAPPFIPHDTEGLVPITKDMNMCVTCHMPEFAKDSGATPIPSSHFYDIRNKKDLAGKLDDERYNCTTCHVEQQNGVTQLVGNKFKPDFRDKNGTHKSNLLDVLNDGVK
- a CDS encoding nitrate reductase, which translates into the protein MRALFFIFCLLNFIFASEITTPYKQIEASANVLNTTLINGKLFIATDGGTVEIYDPKESKFEEIIKMDDIKTYVSDHERPKILNVDELNGKILILSEGDYATKVLYIRENGQMKSIKIPNQAIKKALFLDDEHIALASISNEIYFLNLKSGEIYDSFKISIAMLSDMEINEDRSTLAIACESGKVYFYNIKAKKMDQILDIHTDNIYDISYKNGVMISGGTDRIVGIFSAGSLKKINTGFLVYGVGLSDDGRVAAYMSDEMSDVNLVDSVSLEKIAMLKTGQSTINSIVFIGDNEVITSAYEKKILFWRVR
- a CDS encoding quinol dehydrogenase, with product MKFLILRRITQISILALFILGNFYGVKILSGNLSSSLLFGKIPLSDPFALVQILLASFSAGINAIIGAGIIFAFYALVAPRAFCSWICPINLLTDIAFKLREKFGFKGEKVLNVSKNLRYYLLALALILSLALSYPVFESVSYIGIIQRGIIYGSASALGIAVAIIAFDMFVLKRGICSHVCPLGAFYAIISKFALIRVKHDAQACTKCMKCKLICPEMQVLDMIGKESRAVSSSECISCGRCIDVCGDGALKFSIRNLRREK